One Halolamina litorea genomic window carries:
- a CDS encoding ABC transporter permease, producing the protein MSGAGSLLARTGRAVVSLCIAFVISFVAMAYTPNPNTGPRGYVPRSFVNTYPEPRFVDQNEPLLSQFVEWAGRLLTLDLGTIKTAAGVKPITAVLVDSLSVTLLYLIPAAIIAVTAGTLIQLLAVALERRDLTTKTTLLGAAAVATPVFLFAYLVHIYLPVVVFRLSGSIVKLGYDAQSSPLTIQNLRALIWPFLTMTVYLFAIQLRAAGTDLEQYAGEPFVKTARAKGVGILGICRHVFPHSAARLLTVLSSEMLGIVLVGLYAVEWVTKTPGFGTLTIDAVGSRHPGLIFGVVLLPVGLIVSMNFLQDAYYDLIDPRVDPVS; encoded by the coding sequence ATGAGCGGCGCCGGATCGCTCCTCGCACGAACGGGACGGGCGGTCGTCTCGCTGTGTATCGCGTTCGTCATCTCGTTCGTGGCGATGGCGTACACCCCGAACCCGAACACCGGCCCGCGCGGGTACGTCCCCCGGTCGTTCGTCAACACCTACCCCGAGCCACGGTTCGTCGACCAGAACGAACCGCTCCTGAGCCAGTTCGTCGAGTGGGCTGGCCGCCTGCTGACCCTCGACCTCGGGACCATCAAAACGGCCGCCGGCGTGAAGCCGATCACGGCGGTGTTGGTGGACTCGTTGTCCGTGACGCTACTGTACCTGATCCCGGCTGCGATCATCGCGGTGACCGCCGGGACCCTGATCCAACTACTCGCCGTCGCCCTCGAACGGCGGGACCTGACCACCAAGACCACGCTCCTCGGCGCGGCCGCGGTGGCCACTCCGGTGTTCCTCTTTGCCTACCTGGTCCACATCTACCTGCCGGTGGTCGTGTTCCGGCTCTCCGGGTCGATCGTGAAGCTCGGCTACGACGCCCAGTCGAGTCCGCTCACCATACAGAACCTCCGGGCGCTGATCTGGCCGTTCCTCACGATGACGGTCTACCTCTTTGCCATCCAACTCCGGGCGGCGGGGACGGACTTAGAGCAGTACGCCGGCGAACCGTTCGTGAAGACCGCCCGGGCGAAGGGCGTCGGCATCCTCGGGATCTGCCGGCACGTCTTCCCCCACTCGGCGGCCCGACTGCTCACCGTGCTCTCCTCGGAGATGCTCGGGATCGTCCTCGTCGGCCTCTACGCCGTCGAGTGGGTGACCAAAACCCCCGGCTTCGGGACGCTCACTATCGACGCGGTCGGGAGCCGGCATCCGGGCCTCATCTTCGGCGTGGTGTTGCTCCCGGTCGGGCTGATCGTGTCGATGAACTTCCTGCAGGACGCCTACTACGACCTGATCGACCCGCGTGTCGATCCGGTCAGTTAG
- a CDS encoding VOC family protein, translating into MSHTLDHVMMRVEDLEETLDWYTTHLGYEEKGRWEADTFTNVYLGPEDVHEEGAVLELTYNHDGRSYEMGDAWGHIAVRVKDVEEAYEELMDGGVEDYRPPAENPGYAFVKDLDGHEIEIVERDHGARYSIDHTMIRVEDADAAIGWWTRKMGYQADGRWEADSFSNYFLTPEGAAEEAMTVELTYNYDGRTYDMGDAWGHLAVECDDLEEFWGTLMTREAEDYRDPESCDYNYAFTKTFGGHEVEVITRE; encoded by the coding sequence ATGAGCCACACGCTGGACCACGTCATGATGCGGGTCGAGGACCTAGAGGAGACGCTCGACTGGTACACCACACATCTGGGCTACGAGGAGAAGGGTCGATGGGAGGCGGACACGTTCACCAACGTCTATCTCGGCCCGGAGGACGTCCACGAGGAGGGCGCCGTCCTCGAACTCACCTACAACCACGACGGCCGCTCCTACGAGATGGGCGACGCGTGGGGCCACATCGCCGTCCGCGTCAAGGACGTCGAGGAAGCCTACGAGGAGCTGATGGACGGCGGCGTCGAGGACTACCGCCCGCCCGCGGAGAACCCCGGCTACGCGTTCGTCAAAGACCTCGACGGCCACGAGATCGAGATCGTCGAACGGGACCACGGCGCCCGCTACAGCATCGACCACACGATGATCCGCGTCGAGGACGCCGACGCCGCCATCGGCTGGTGGACCCGGAAGATGGGCTACCAGGCCGACGGCCGCTGGGAGGCCGACAGCTTCTCGAATTACTTCCTCACACCCGAGGGTGCCGCCGAGGAGGCGATGACGGTGGAACTCACGTACAACTACGACGGGCGCACGTACGACATGGGCGACGCGTGGGGGCACCTCGCCGTCGAGTGTGACGACCTGGAGGAGTTCTGGGGCACGCTGATGACCCGCGAGGCCGAGGACTACCGCGATCCGGAGTCGTGTGACTACAACTACGCCTTCACGAAGACGTTCGGCGGCCACGAAGTCGAAGTGATCACGCGGGAGTAG
- the dph5 gene encoding diphthine synthase, translating into MLTFVGLGLYDERSITVEGREALAAADRAFAEFYTSRLVGTTVEELEAFHDIDIEVRDRAGVERDPEPILDAAETEDVAFLTAGDTMISTTHVDLRLRAHERGIETRVIHGVSAQSAASGLTGLQNYRFGKATTLPFPGAHGGGDVPDSVIDTIEGNRERGLHTLVYLDIKVDDPTADAAGLGEDERYMTADYAAGLLAEEWTDELAVVVARAGSPEPVVAADRLSELATREFGGPLHLLVVPAAPHHLEEEALEALAGAPSSLF; encoded by the coding sequence ATGCTCACTTTCGTCGGACTCGGGCTCTACGACGAGCGGTCGATCACCGTCGAGGGGCGGGAAGCCCTCGCAGCCGCCGACCGCGCGTTCGCGGAGTTCTACACCAGCCGGCTCGTTGGGACGACCGTCGAGGAGCTCGAAGCGTTCCACGACATCGACATCGAGGTGCGCGACCGGGCGGGCGTCGAACGCGACCCCGAGCCGATCCTCGATGCCGCCGAAACCGAGGACGTGGCGTTCCTGACCGCCGGGGACACGATGATCTCGACGACACACGTCGACCTCCGCCTGCGCGCCCACGAGCGCGGGATCGAGACCCGAGTGATCCACGGTGTCTCCGCCCAGTCGGCCGCCTCCGGGCTGACCGGCCTCCAGAACTACCGCTTCGGGAAGGCGACGACGCTGCCGTTCCCGGGCGCCCACGGCGGCGGCGACGTGCCCGACAGCGTGATCGACACCATCGAGGGGAACCGAGAGCGGGGGCTCCACACGCTGGTCTACCTCGACATCAAGGTCGACGACCCGACCGCCGACGCCGCGGGGCTGGGCGAGGACGAACGCTACATGACCGCCGACTACGCTGCAGGGCTGCTCGCCGAGGAGTGGACGGACGAACTCGCCGTCGTCGTCGCCCGCGCGGGGAGTCCGGAGCCGGTGGTCGCGGCCGATCGGCTCTCGGAGTTGGCAACGCGGGAGTTCGGTGGTCCGCTACACCTGCTCGTCGTGCCCGCAGCGCCACACCATCTGGAGGAAGAAGCGCTCGAAGCGCTCGCCGGCGCCCCGTCGTCGCTCTTTTAG
- the artA gene encoding archaeosortase A, with translation MAGIAGSVPPWLLDVTDVLAWIVIGAFTLGAVLEITARRRDRNAQRGSLQAAIGAGRHQLRHARTAATAGWGLFAVFWLLLFPHFAFVHKSYVEGVLALLAVPASLYAGYLLWQGRDTLFLLSRSTAIMGLVYLPFETIPAINLGGVRIPSPREVLIETVAAQTGFMIRLFGSDPELIAGPQGYMNTYEFIAADGHVLQFSVVLACTGLGSIAIFAGLIGAVRAPLRRKLRGLAVAVPVIYGLNLLRTTFIGITFGEQLLQVFPNLVLTMFGGTDPYRVSWYVSDRIISQVLAVVALVGVTYLVVRELPEILTIIEDVLFMVTGDEYDLSEALELPRTATDAQLPETGD, from the coding sequence ATGGCCGGTATCGCGGGTAGCGTTCCGCCGTGGCTCCTCGACGTGACCGACGTGCTGGCGTGGATCGTCATCGGGGCGTTCACGCTCGGAGCGGTGCTCGAAATCACTGCGCGCCGCCGGGACCGAAACGCCCAGCGCGGCTCGCTTCAAGCAGCGATCGGCGCCGGACGCCACCAGCTCCGTCACGCCCGAACCGCGGCGACGGCGGGGTGGGGATTGTTCGCCGTCTTCTGGCTGCTGTTGTTCCCGCACTTCGCGTTCGTCCACAAGAGCTACGTCGAGGGTGTCCTCGCCCTCCTCGCCGTTCCCGCCAGTCTCTACGCGGGCTACCTCCTGTGGCAGGGCCGGGACACGCTGTTCCTGCTCTCGCGGTCGACGGCGATCATGGGGCTGGTCTACCTCCCCTTCGAGACCATCCCCGCGATCAACCTCGGCGGCGTCCGCATCCCCTCGCCCCGTGAGGTGCTGATCGAGACCGTCGCCGCCCAGACGGGGTTCATGATCCGCCTGTTCGGCTCCGATCCCGAACTGATCGCCGGACCGCAGGGCTACATGAACACCTACGAGTTCATCGCCGCCGACGGGCATGTCCTCCAGTTCTCGGTCGTCCTCGCGTGTACTGGACTGGGGAGCATCGCCATCTTCGCCGGGCTCATCGGCGCCGTGCGGGCGCCGCTGCGCCGGAAGCTGCGCGGGCTCGCCGTCGCCGTCCCCGTCATCTACGGACTGAACCTGCTCCGGACGACGTTCATCGGGATCACCTTCGGCGAGCAGTTGCTCCAGGTCTTCCCGAACCTCGTGTTGACGATGTTCGGCGGCACCGATCCCTACCGGGTCTCGTGGTACGTCTCCGACCGGATCATCAGTCAGGTCCTGGCCGTGGTGGCGCTGGTCGGCGTCACCTACCTCGTCGTCCGGGAACTACCGGAGATCCTGACGATCATCGAGGACGTGCTGTTCATGGTGACCGGCGACGAGTACGACCTCTCCGAGGCACTGGAACTGCCCCGGACGGCGACTGACGCACAGCTCCCCGAGACTGGCGACTAA
- a CDS encoding PrsW family glutamic-type intramembrane protease encodes MTDTDPVESATTDGRDLYDIATWEPRTVLDRAAVGLHSALAGGARLFVVLLAAFVFLAQIGGVVWLASRRPTLGAVALLSALPAFLLVAFVWRQDVVEKEPLDTLAITFVLSVLFASFAATANTYLQQWFGLIPVVGMTLFFFLVVAPVEETVKWLAIRLHAYRRPEFDAVIDGAVYGAVAGLGFATIENTLYVVRGFIEAQEAGVTQAIGAALGTATSRALAGPGHVIYSAWAGYYLGLAKFNRDNRGPIVVKGLLIAALIHGTYNTVVTYAPLSILPGWGYVVFVIAFDGFFFYLLYRKLKRYRLTYLDTVDEGSENDGTPEVETATESQDPESSSDPGPVWDAPNRTDGESSDDRRDGEFGNGESAGGEPGGDGTTDSEPADVAGPADDGTTDDESDVSAADDTGAGEASPDDGGETADRAGEEDGAGPN; translated from the coding sequence ATGACTGATACTGACCCGGTCGAGTCGGCGACGACCGACGGCCGGGACCTCTACGACATCGCGACGTGGGAGCCCCGAACGGTCCTCGACCGGGCGGCCGTGGGGCTCCACAGCGCGCTCGCGGGAGGGGCTCGCCTGTTCGTCGTCCTGCTGGCCGCGTTCGTGTTCCTCGCACAGATCGGGGGTGTCGTCTGGCTGGCGAGCCGGCGGCCGACGCTGGGGGCGGTGGCGTTGCTGTCCGCGTTGCCGGCGTTCCTGCTCGTGGCGTTCGTCTGGCGGCAGGACGTCGTCGAGAAGGAGCCACTCGACACGCTTGCGATCACGTTCGTGCTCTCGGTGCTGTTCGCCAGCTTCGCGGCGACGGCCAACACCTACCTCCAGCAGTGGTTCGGCCTCATCCCCGTCGTGGGGATGACGCTGTTTTTCTTCCTCGTCGTCGCCCCCGTCGAGGAGACCGTCAAGTGGCTCGCGATCCGGCTCCACGCCTACCGGCGCCCGGAGTTCGACGCGGTGATCGACGGCGCGGTGTACGGCGCCGTCGCCGGGTTGGGGTTCGCGACCATCGAGAACACCCTCTACGTCGTCCGCGGGTTCATCGAGGCCCAAGAGGCGGGCGTGACCCAGGCCATTGGCGCCGCGCTCGGCACCGCCACCTCGCGGGCGCTCGCGGGACCGGGACACGTCATCTACTCGGCGTGGGCGGGCTACTACCTCGGGCTGGCGAAGTTCAACCGCGATAACCGCGGACCCATCGTCGTCAAGGGGCTGTTGATCGCCGCACTGATCCACGGCACCTACAACACCGTCGTCACCTACGCTCCCCTCTCGATCCTGCCCGGTTGGGGGTACGTCGTCTTCGTCATCGCCTTCGACGGGTTCTTCTTCTACCTACTCTACCGGAAGCTCAAGCGCTACCGGCTGACCTACCTCGATACCGTCGACGAGGGCAGCGAGAACGACGGCACTCCCGAGGTGGAGACGGCTACTGAGTCCCAGGACCCGGAGTCGTCCAGTGACCCTGGCCCCGTCTGGGACGCTCCGAACCGAACGGACGGTGAGAGCAGTGACGACCGACGCGACGGCGAATTCGGTAATGGAGAGTCCGCCGGCGGCGAGCCCGGCGGCGACGGTACCACCGATAGCGAACCGGCTGACGTGGCTGGTCCTGCCGACGACGGTACTACCGACGACGAGAGCGATGTCTCGGCGGCGGACGACACAGGAGCGGGCGAGGCGTCGCCCGACGACGGCGGTGAGACGGCCGACCGGGCCGGGGAGGAGGACGGAGCGGGGCCTAACTGA
- a CDS encoding ABC transporter permease produces the protein MNREFSPDSGRFEAVDWNEYDSSDAAVSLPRWLPATAVLLVAAFGYDYLSAGLPVAMDGLDWLLIAGLFVVGTLVALPVSQNPEQIGTYWTQFRTNRLAVACLAFLTAFFLVGLLGPLYFQEPRLNVLYSSQPPVWGSIDTMYVPQCYGPVVDGRCQGTWTFPLGTNAIAGKDMVPLLVLGTRTSLSVVLGATAIVVPAGIGAGVAAAEIGGHVETALMWLAEQLQTFPAILIYFLLFFWMVEGRLRLLIAVLGFVSWGGLARLVRNEIRVRRNEQYVQAAELGGVGSARLLGRHLLPNIAPSVLTNVALQVPLFVLVEVSVSFIVIAISGGTTTLGDPTNFSWGELIYNALFSVGPPAAWWLAGFPLVLLFLTVFSFNVVGDALVDALEPRSD, from the coding sequence ATGAATCGAGAGTTCTCCCCCGATTCCGGCCGCTTCGAGGCGGTCGACTGGAACGAGTACGACTCGAGTGACGCCGCCGTCTCGCTCCCACGGTGGCTCCCGGCAACGGCGGTCCTGTTGGTCGCCGCGTTCGGCTACGACTACCTCTCCGCGGGGCTCCCCGTGGCGATGGACGGCCTCGACTGGCTCCTGATCGCCGGCCTGTTCGTCGTCGGCACGCTAGTGGCCCTCCCGGTGAGTCAGAACCCCGAACAGATCGGTACCTACTGGACCCAGTTCCGCACCAACCGGCTGGCGGTTGCCTGTCTGGCGTTCCTGACTGCCTTCTTCCTCGTCGGCCTGCTCGGCCCGCTCTACTTCCAGGAACCGCGGCTCAACGTCCTCTACTCCTCACAGCCGCCGGTCTGGGGCAGCATCGACACGATGTACGTCCCGCAGTGTTACGGCCCCGTCGTCGACGGGCGCTGTCAGGGCACGTGGACGTTCCCGCTCGGGACGAACGCCATCGCGGGCAAGGACATGGTGCCGTTGCTCGTCCTCGGCACCCGGACCAGCCTGAGTGTCGTCCTCGGGGCGACGGCAATCGTCGTTCCCGCCGGCATCGGTGCCGGCGTCGCCGCCGCCGAGATCGGTGGCCACGTCGAGACGGCCCTGATGTGGCTGGCCGAACAGCTCCAGACGTTCCCCGCGATCCTGATCTACTTCCTGCTGTTCTTCTGGATGGTCGAGGGCCGACTCCGCCTGCTGATCGCCGTCCTCGGGTTCGTCAGTTGGGGCGGGCTGGCCCGACTGGTCAGAAACGAGATCCGCGTCCGCCGGAACGAACAGTACGTCCAAGCGGCCGAACTCGGCGGCGTCGGCTCGGCGCGGCTGCTGGGTCGGCACCTGCTCCCCAACATCGCGCCCTCGGTCCTGACCAACGTCGCCCTGCAGGTACCGCTGTTCGTCCTCGTCGAGGTGTCCGTCTCGTTCATCGTCATCGCCATCTCGGGCGGGACGACGACGCTCGGGGACCCGACGAACTTCTCGTGGGGGGAACTGATCTACAACGCCCTGTTCTCCGTCGGACCGCCCGCGGCGTGGTGGCTGGCTGGGTTCCCGCTGGTGTTGCTGTTCCTGACGGTGTTCTCGTTCAACGTCGTCGGCGACGCGCTCGTCGACGCCCTGGAGCCCCGGAGCGACTGA
- a CDS encoding DUF7546 family protein encodes MTRTVRAPAWSLPAPVRTGITALGVQSALALLYLTLTDAGLAAPRTLAVPVVWVTVAVVAVRHAERPAVGRSGAIVSGAIGVAYAVGLAWLTGALGPAMGVPTGLDVVLLPPGWGPVVRYRGAELAVSLLPYRAVGVAALGYLVSLSARDVIGNGLSAGIGGVVALGSCASCALPLVTSAVGALGGAGIGLGAVPSVAGGTYLFGTLAYVLAAWVLAARPLDRYTTR; translated from the coding sequence GTGACCCGTACCGTCCGTGCGCCCGCGTGGTCGCTGCCGGCACCGGTCAGGACCGGGATCACCGCACTCGGCGTCCAGTCGGCGCTGGCGTTGCTCTACCTCACGCTGACCGACGCCGGGCTTGCGGCGCCGCGCACGCTGGCGGTGCCCGTGGTCTGGGTCACCGTCGCCGTCGTCGCCGTTCGGCACGCCGAGCGCCCGGCAGTCGGTCGATCGGGGGCCATCGTCTCCGGTGCCATCGGCGTCGCCTACGCGGTCGGTCTCGCGTGGCTGACCGGCGCGCTGGGGCCGGCGATGGGCGTGCCGACGGGTCTCGACGTGGTGTTGCTCCCACCGGGCTGGGGGCCGGTGGTTCGCTACCGTGGCGCCGAACTCGCCGTCTCGCTGCTCCCGTACCGTGCGGTCGGCGTCGCGGCGCTCGGCTACCTCGTGTCGCTCTCGGCGCGGGACGTGATCGGGAACGGTCTCTCGGCAGGAATCGGCGGGGTCGTGGCGCTCGGCTCGTGTGCGAGCTGTGCGCTGCCGCTGGTCACGAGCGCCGTCGGCGCGCTCGGCGGGGCCGGCATCGGCCTCGGCGCGGTTCCCAGCGTCGCGGGCGGGACATACCTGTTCGGGACGCTTGCGTACGTTCTCGCGGCCTGGGTGCTCGCCGCGCGGCCGCTCGACCGTTACACCACGCGGTAG
- a CDS encoding DUF7526 family protein, with amino-acid sequence MSERIEAEVIHAVPPSEQGDHDLEPDLQELAGSGHVLVCRRGGHPSIFELVWAMLRRKPIEPVTVISETGAVEGETIDAVVEETAIAGVYRVV; translated from the coding sequence ATGAGCGAGCGAATCGAGGCCGAAGTGATCCACGCGGTGCCGCCGAGCGAACAGGGGGACCACGACCTCGAACCCGACCTGCAGGAGTTGGCTGGCTCCGGGCACGTGTTGGTCTGTCGGCGCGGCGGCCACCCGTCGATCTTCGAACTCGTGTGGGCGATGCTCCGCCGGAAACCGATCGAACCGGTGACCGTCATCAGCGAGACGGGGGCGGTGGAGGGCGAGACGATCGACGCAGTCGTCGAGGAAACCGCTATCGCGGGCGTCTACCGCGTGGTGTAA
- a CDS encoding BGTF surface domain-containing protein: MTDNSDKIRSIVLAALMVFSVFAGTVALTGTAAAADSPTLNEFTNTTVDEGTTVDHTVNFTVSNISDDGNTDSFEVTLPTEAEISAAPSGGDFSIVNESGDTVSTTSGPSLADANGGTNNQITFSVSPDTSATNQTLTVNFTAQVNWGNVDGETTKDATLTVTDSGNSDISEAAVQTITIQETSGSQTGAPSVRKATHYVDNDDGAIIELAFDESISTAPSEVTVNLADGSTATASVEDDDGDARIVLNTSGNVYSNVQNVTIAEDAFQDDGGNAVAADDYEVRFAPVTVEQQSGGTTEGYIGSNVAFEANNVETSVRFDGPGINSYTRGTGTGSQVYVVDTDDWGETGNYSARFGGSGGDTTYLELNDLGLSVSADNVTTEENVTATVSADDIDREVVVELLNSDDEVEETTTRTIDSDGEISVEFDQYATGDYSVVVTDTATGVEASDSLTVTEAAVGAVEFAQGSYSVDQGDIAEIDVELTGGASEGTLVIGREAQSGYNANVTFYDNDSDGQVTIQFNTYLAGDTDTEFVTAAGDDTAYAQNGNTSLNGGEDLLAQSGYDLAVRTGADLNTTEVFESSASDFSSLGINAGSVEGFQLWTAPRSAAPADVFDATLTQDTTIASDDWVVHQLSATGIEGLVAANDNLSATIGSGLNVTVEQTEETTRANRNTKVLNISESGDAVQLLADSDNSSYYIAVNTEDAMFDRGSQNAVDQGVRDGEAYEATVTIDDEKLVGDDPMSINGTFEIVERTYSLDSTPVTVEAAEGQNITGQSSVAPGTEIRMTIRSGADVSPGFYKNPSTTVNADGTFTFTADFSDTSDGDTFTMTGAEDQIDAEGQVGAMETAEPTATATAEPTATATATATATAEPTATATAEPTATMTAEPTDEPTAEPTDEPTDEPTDEPTTTTTPGFGVAVALVALLAAALLAGRRE, translated from the coding sequence ATGACAGACAACTCAGACAAGATTCGCAGCATCGTTCTGGCTGCGCTGATGGTTTTCTCCGTCTTCGCGGGGACCGTCGCGCTGACCGGGACTGCGGCTGCGGCTGACTCACCGACCCTCAACGAGTTCACCAATACAACGGTGGATGAGGGCACTACGGTGGATCATACAGTGAACTTCACAGTATCGAATATTAGTGACGACGGAAACACCGACTCGTTCGAGGTGACTCTGCCGACCGAAGCAGAGATATCTGCTGCACCGAGTGGCGGCGACTTCTCCATTGTGAACGAGAGTGGTGATACTGTTAGTACCACCAGTGGTCCGTCACTCGCGGACGCCAATGGCGGCACTAATAACCAGATCACCTTCTCGGTTTCTCCCGACACGAGCGCTACCAACCAGACTCTGACGGTCAACTTTACCGCTCAGGTCAACTGGGGCAACGTTGACGGAGAAACCACTAAGGACGCCACCCTTACGGTGACGGATAGCGGTAACTCCGACATCAGTGAGGCAGCGGTCCAGACAATCACCATCCAGGAGACGAGCGGATCCCAGACTGGTGCACCTTCGGTCCGTAAGGCTACCCACTATGTCGACAACGACGATGGTGCCATCATCGAACTTGCTTTCGACGAAAGCATCTCGACGGCACCCTCGGAGGTCACTGTCAACCTTGCGGACGGTAGCACCGCGACGGCCTCGGTCGAGGACGATGACGGTGACGCCCGCATCGTTCTCAACACGTCCGGTAATGTTTACAGCAACGTCCAGAACGTGACGATCGCTGAGGACGCGTTCCAGGACGACGGTGGCAACGCCGTTGCCGCGGACGATTACGAGGTCCGCTTCGCTCCTGTCACGGTTGAGCAGCAGAGTGGCGGCACCACTGAAGGTTACATCGGCTCGAACGTCGCGTTCGAGGCTAACAATGTTGAGACCAGTGTCCGTTTCGACGGCCCGGGTATCAACAGCTACACGCGTGGTACTGGCACTGGTAGTCAGGTCTACGTCGTCGACACGGACGACTGGGGCGAGACGGGGAACTACTCCGCCCGCTTCGGTGGCTCCGGTGGTGACACGACCTACCTTGAGCTGAACGACCTCGGGCTGTCCGTCTCGGCTGACAACGTCACGACAGAGGAGAACGTGACTGCGACTGTCTCGGCCGACGACATCGACCGCGAAGTTGTGGTCGAACTTCTCAACAGCGACGACGAAGTTGAGGAAACGACCACGCGTACAATCGACTCGGACGGTGAGATCTCCGTTGAGTTTGACCAGTACGCTACTGGTGACTACTCGGTCGTCGTGACCGACACGGCCACCGGTGTCGAAGCAAGCGACTCCCTGACGGTCACCGAGGCTGCAGTCGGCGCAGTCGAGTTCGCACAGGGCTCCTACTCGGTCGACCAGGGAGACATCGCGGAGATCGACGTTGAACTGACTGGCGGTGCCTCTGAGGGTACCCTCGTCATCGGTCGCGAGGCCCAGTCGGGTTACAACGCGAACGTTACGTTCTACGACAACGACTCCGACGGTCAGGTCACGATTCAGTTCAACACGTACCTGGCTGGCGACACGGACACCGAGTTCGTCACCGCCGCTGGTGACGACACCGCCTACGCTCAGAACGGTAACACGAGCCTGAACGGCGGCGAGGACCTGCTCGCACAGAGCGGGTACGACCTCGCAGTCCGAACGGGTGCAGACCTCAATACGACAGAGGTCTTCGAGAGCAGCGCCTCAGACTTCAGCTCGCTGGGCATCAACGCCGGCTCCGTCGAGGGCTTCCAGCTCTGGACGGCGCCCCGCTCGGCGGCCCCGGCTGACGTCTTCGACGCAACGCTGACGCAGGACACGACGATCGCGAGCGACGACTGGGTTGTCCACCAGCTCAGCGCGACCGGCATCGAAGGTCTGGTCGCCGCGAACGACAACCTCTCGGCTACAATTGGTAGCGGCCTGAACGTCACGGTCGAGCAGACCGAGGAGACGACGCGGGCCAACCGCAACACGAAGGTGCTGAACATTTCCGAGTCCGGAGACGCAGTGCAGCTGCTGGCTGACTCGGACAATTCCTCCTACTACATCGCTGTGAATACCGAGGACGCAATGTTCGACCGCGGCTCGCAGAACGCCGTGGACCAGGGTGTTCGCGACGGTGAAGCCTACGAGGCAACGGTGACCATCGACGACGAGAAGCTCGTCGGTGACGACCCGATGTCCATCAACGGTACGTTCGAGATCGTCGAGCGTACGTACAGTCTCGACAGCACGCCGGTGACCGTCGAGGCAGCTGAGGGCCAGAACATCACGGGTCAGAGCTCGGTCGCACCGGGCACTGAGATCCGGATGACGATCCGCAGTGGCGCGGACGTGAGCCCCGGCTTCTACAAGAACCCGTCCACGACCGTGAACGCTGACGGTACGTTCACGTTCACGGCTGACTTCTCGGACACCTCCGACGGTGACACGTTCACCATGACTGGTGCCGAGGATCAGATCGACGCGGAGGGTCAGGTTGGCGCAATGGAGACCGCAGAGCCGACCGCGACGGCAACTGCAGAGCCGACCGCGACGGCAACCGCGACGGCAACGGCCACCGCGGAGCCGACCGCGACGGCAACTGCAGAGCCGACCGCGACGATGACCGCAGAGCCGACGGACGAGCCGACGGCTGAGCCGACGGACGAGCCGACGGACGAGCCGACGGATGAACCCACGACGACGACGACGCCCGGCTTCGGCGTCGCTGTCGCCCTCGTGGCCCTGCTCGCCGCCGCTCTGCTGGCCGGTCGACGAGAGTAA